One window from the genome of Bufo bufo chromosome 4, aBufBuf1.1, whole genome shotgun sequence encodes:
- the MSGN1 gene encoding mesogenin-1, protein METIHQPIIKMEEDYTLCSDSDPESAYLSTSWDWKQNAENYSLSQTPSPQSLSPTASFESPFSGCSRPPSLEEIPYGEDMVAYRLLQYPTDCQHNMEEGNVGHNNKRGQHNPRAFMNVQRRRKASEREKMRMRAIAEALHNLRRNLPPVYSQGRQPLTKIQTLKCTISYIEELTNLLNNTKGT, encoded by the coding sequence ATGGAGACTATCCACCAACCGATTATAAAGATGGAGGAGGATTATACTCTATGTTCGGATTCTGACCCTGAATCTGCTTATTTATCCACATCTTGGGACTGGAAACAAAATGCTGAGAACTATTCTCTAAGTCAAACTCCGTCTCCACAGAGCTTGTCTCCTACAGCCTCCTTTGAGTCTCCATTCTCTGGTTGTTCACGTCCACCAAGCCTGGAAGAGATACCATATGGGGAAGACATGGTGGCGTACAGGTTGTTGCAATATCCTACTGACTGCCAGCACAATATGGAAGAGGGCAACGTTGGTCACAACAACAAACGTGGGCAACATAATCCAAGAGCTTTCATGAATGTCCAACGCAGGAGAAAGGCCAGTGAGAGGGAGAAGATGAGGATGAGAGCCATAGCTGAGGCCCTCCATAACCTCCGGAGGAATTTACCACCAGTCTACAGTCAAGGTAGACAACCTCTTACTAAGATCCAGACATTAAAATGCACCATTTCCTACATTGAGGAACTCACCAACCTTCTTAACAACACAAAGGGAACATAA